A stretch of the Odontesthes bonariensis isolate fOdoBon6 chromosome 5, fOdoBon6.hap1, whole genome shotgun sequence genome encodes the following:
- the zhx2a gene encoding zinc fingers and homeoboxes protein 2a, producing the protein MSSRRKASTPCMIRPQETMVEPDDEAEESHNMETITENHIQEAPMKTDLPTPAEPSMDLDLKGKASELPVAPDKPATEPPDPSKPQRRQQGGYECKYCSFSTQNLNTFKEHVDANHPNVILNPLYLCAVCNFNTKKFDTLTEHNERCHPGESNFKFKRIKMNNQTILEQTIEGCSNNAVIYNVPGANLGKGDGLGTLPLSKPTTVKIGKQKIMSTENRRTESHMGKLAPDLTKKPITAVSVNGTVIIPESTLLKTDGLSHIMPSLQQPLNYTQVPKVAVPLNTTKYNPSLDNNLTLISSFNKFPYPTQAELSWLTAASKHPEEQIKVWFTTQRLKQGISWSPEEVEEARKKMFNGTISSVPQTLTVVAPKLNSHSSANQLVHTTMSKSLQPAASVLHSLPSHLLGQTSLVLTPVANGSTVTCAPLALTVATQVGQSLKRPLASPVIATESKRPSIIQTISAPMAASKPASPKVLSFTVDPNKTAEQLSVLRSSYTQCPFPEEDEIYRLIETTGLSRGEIKKWFSEQRLLNLKSVPPPPVLVKAEAAPPVKDGPVRRAVPSQFPLLERVKGKSSEQLKALEESFQRSSSPTEAELDQLAQETRLSKTEVDCWFSERRALRDNMEKVLLTMASKNTEDRFERLGGALLNGASHREQDGKPLRSPPHPPAFSSSSSSSSPPVLAASSPQRPTHSSSTSPPVLTSSSSSSPHPPILSASSPAPISGRSLALLREMFCRTQWPSPEEYSQLEVQTSLGRTDIVRWFKDHRSALKNGETLDWMEGFQNHNLVEQQKAGQEQNGQSSERDPSVSLEVKAVKVDKAGGSVAAAENSTLSDQDEVQLFTDILTQGMTDLSRTRQDQTSCSPADTERWGKVTVAVAEETEAGVERQRLAMDTDILTLEQPGRVTG; encoded by the exons ATGTCCAGTCGACGTAAGGCCTCCACCCCGTGTATGATCCGACCACAGGAGACCATGGTGGAGCCGGATGATGAGGCAGAGGAATCGCATAACATGGAG ACAATAACAGAGAACCATATTCAGGAGGCACCTATGAAAACAGATCTACCTACACCAGCAGAGCCATCCATGGACTTGGATCTAAAGGGCAAGGCCTCAGAACTCCCCGTGGCCCCTGACAAACCAGCAACGGAGCCACCAGACCCTTCCAAACCACAGCGTAGACAGCAGGGAGGCTACGAGTGCAAATACTGTTCCTTCTCCACGCAGAATCTCAACACCTTCAAAGAACACGTGGATGCCAACCATCCAAATGTCATCCTCAACCCACTGTACCTGTGTGCAGTCTGTAACTTCAACACAAAGAAGTTTGACACTCTGACAGAACACAATGAGAGATGTCACCCGGGGGAGAGCAACTTCAAGTTCAAACGCATCAAAATGAACAATCAGACAATCTTAGAACAGACAATAGAGGGCTGCAGCAACAATGCAGTCATCTACAACGTGCCAGGTGCCAATCTCGGCAAAGGGGACGGACTGGGCACTCTGCCACTGAGCAAACCCACCACAGTGAAAATCggtaaacaaaaaataatgtcaACAGAAAACAGACGGACAGAATCTCACATGGGTAAACTGGCCCCTGATCTCACCAAGAAACCAATCACAGCGGTCAGCGTGAACGGGACTGTCATCATCCCGGAGTCGACCCTCCTCAAAACAGACGGCCTTTCTCACATCATGCCTTCCTTACAGCAGCCACTGAACTATACCCAG GTGCCGAAGGTCGCAGTGCCCCTCAACACAACCAAATACAACCCCTCCCTTGACAACAACCTGACGCTCATCTCTTCCTTCAATAAGTTCCCCTACCCGACACAGGCGGAGCTCTCCTGGCTCACTGCCGCCTCCAAACATCCGGAGGAGCAAATCAAAGTTTGGTTCACCACACAGAGGCTGAAACAAGGCATTAGCTGGTCACCTGAAGAG GTGGAAGAGGCCAGGAAGAAAATGTTCAACGGTACCATCTCCTCGGTGCCTCAGACTTTGACTGTGGTTGCTCCAAAGCTTAACTCCCACTCATCAGCCAACCAGCTTGTTCACACCACAATGTCTAAATCCCTGCAGCCGGCAGCCTCTGTCCTCCATTCCCTCCCCAGTCATCTGTTGGGACAGACCAGCCTCGTCCTGACTCCTGTTGCCAACGGCTCCACCGTCACTTGCGCACCGCTGGCACTCACAGTGGCTACCCAG GTGGGGCAGTCGCTCAAACGACCTTTGGCCTCTCCTGTGATCGCCACGGAGAGTAAACGACCGTCCATCATTCAGACCATCTCCGCGCCCATGGCCGCATCCAAGCCGGCATCACCCAAAGTGCTGAGTTTCACAGTGGACCCCAATAAGACAGCCGAGCAGCTGTCAGTGCTCAGGTCCAGCTACACACAGTGCCCCTTCCCTGAGGAAGATGAG ATTTACAGGCTGATAGAGACCACTGGGCTGTCCAGAGGAGAGATAAAGAAGTGGTTCAGTGAGCAGAGGCTTCTCAACCTCAAAA GTGTACCTCCTCCACCTGTGTTGGTGAAAGCAGAGGCAGCACCTCCAGTCAAAGACGGCCCTGTTAGGAGAGCAGTCCCCAGCCAGTTTCCCCTGCTGGAGAGGGTGAAGGGGAAGTCGTCAGAGCAGCTGAAGGCGCTGGAGGAGAGTTTCCAGAGAAGCAGCTCTCCAACAGAGGCAGAGCTCG ACCAGCTGGCCCAGGAGACCAGGCTGTCAAAGACGGAGGTGGACTGCTGGTTTTCAGAGCGCAGGGCGCTGCGGGACAACATGGAGAAGGTTTTACTCACCATGGCCTCCAAGAACACAGAGGACCGATTCGAGCGGCTGGGAGGAGCGCTGCTGAACGGCGCCTCTCATCGCGAGCAGGACGGGAAGCCTCTCCGCTCCCCTCCTCACCCACCtgccttctcctcttcctcctcctcctcctccccaccTGTGCTCGCAGCTTCCTCACCTCAGCGGCCGACCCATTCCTCTTCAACATCTCCTCCCGTCCTCACCTCGTCAAGCTCCTCTTCGCCACACCCTCCCATCCTGTCAGCCTCCAGCCCGGCGCCCATCTCTGGTCGCTCGCTGGCCCTGCTCAGGGAG ATGTTCTGCCGGACCCAGTGGCCATCTCCTGAGGAATACAGCCAGCTGGAGGTGCAAACAAGCCTGGGACGTACTGACATTGTCCGCTGGTTCAAGGACCACCGCTCGGCACTGAAAAACGGTGAAACGTTGGACTGGATGGAAGGTTTCCAAAACCATAACCTTGtagagcagcagaaagcaggCCAGGAACAGAACGGCCAGAGTTCTGAGAGAGACCCGAGTGTTTCCTTGGAGGTCAAGGCTGTGAAGG TGGACAAGGCTGGTGGGAGCgtagcagctgcagagaactcCACACTGTCCGATCAAGACGAAGTGCAGTTGTTTACTGACATACTAACCCAGGGCATGACAGACTTGAGCCGGACCAGACAGGACCAGACCAGCTGCAgtcctgctgacacagagaG GTGGGGAAAAGTCACTGTGGCTGTGGCAGAGGAGACGGAAGCGGGAGTGGAAAGACAGAGGCTGGCGATGGACACCGACATTCTGACTCTTGAGCAACCAGGGAGAGTAACCGGTTGA
- the derl1 gene encoding derlin-1, producing MSDIGDWFRSIPLITRSWFAASIAVPLIGKLGLVDFRNFLLFPDLILSRFHLWRPVTATLFFPITPNTGFLYLVNLYFLYHYSSRLETGAFDGRPADYVFMLLFNWICIVITGVLMNMQLLMIPLIMSVLYVWAQFNKDTIVSFWFGTRFKAYYLPWVILVFNFIIGGSFVNELTGNLVGHLYFFLMFKYPMDLGGRSFLTTPEFLYRFFPNTRGGVSGFGVPPSRRPAAQEQAGGGLRGRHNWGQGFRLGDD from the exons ATGTCGGACATCGGTGACTGGTTCAGAAGCATCCCTTTAATTACCCGGAGCTGGTTTGCTGCTTCGATTGCTGTTCCCCTCATTGGGAAGCTAGGACTGGTCGATTTCAGAAATTTCTTGCTGTTTCCGGACCTCATCTTAAGCAGATTTCAT CTCTGGAGACCAGTGACAGCCACCCTTTTTTTCCCAATAACCCCTAACACTGGGTTTCTCTACCTGGTCAACCTATATTTCCTCTACCATTACTCTTCCCGGCTAGAAACAG GGGCATTTGATGGCAGACCTGCAGACTATGTCTTCATGCTCCTCTTCAACTGGATCTGCATTGTT ATTACTGGGGTGCTGATGAACATGCAG ctgCTGATGATCCCCCTTATTATGTCAGTGTTGTACGTCTGGGCTCAGTTCAACAAAGACACGATTGTGTCCTTCTGGTTCGGAACAAGATTCAAG GCATATTATCTACCGTGGGTCATCCTTGTCTTCAACTTTATCATCGGAGGGTC ATTTGTGAATGAGCTGACAGGAAACCTGGTGGGCCACCTCTACTTTTTCCTCATGTTTAAATACCCCATGGACCTGGGAGGACGCTCCTTTCTCACCACGCCGGAGTTCTT GTATCGGTTCTTCCCCAACACGAGGGGGGGAGTGTCAGGCTTTGGAGTTCCTCCCAGCAGGAGGCCGGCTGCCCAGGAACAGGCAGGAGGTGGATTGAGAGGACGTCACAACTGGGGACAAGGCTTTCGCCTCGGGGATGATTGA